One Brassica napus cultivar Da-Ae chromosome A5, Da-Ae, whole genome shotgun sequence DNA window includes the following coding sequences:
- the LOC106398690 gene encoding 40S ribosomal protein S5-1, with protein sequence MAAAVEIDAEIQQQLTNEVKLFNRWSFDDVSVTDISLVDYIGVQPAKHATFVPHTAGRYSVKRFRKAQCPIVERLTNSLMMHGRNNGKKLMAVRIIKHAMEIIHLLTDANPIQVIIDAIVNSGPREDATRIGSAGVVRRQAVDISPLRRVNQAIFLLTTGAREAAFRNIKTIAECLADELINAAKGSSNSYAIKKKDEIERVAKANR encoded by the exons ATGGCCGCCGCCGTAGAAATCGACGCTGAGATTCAGCAGCAGCTCACCAACGAGGTCAAGCTCTTCAACCGTTGGAGCTTCGACGACGTTTCG GTCACAGACATTAGTCTTGTTGACTACATTGGTGTTCAGCCTGCGAAACACGCAACCTTTGTTCCCCACACTGCTGGAAGATACTCTGTGAAGAGGTTCAGGAAGGCTCAATGCCCTATCGTCGAGAGGCTCACCAACTCTCTTATGATGCACGGGAGGAACAACGGTAAGAAGCTGATGGCTGTCAGGATCATCAAGCACGCCATGGAGATTATCCACCTCTTGACTGACGCTAATCCTATTCAGGTCATCATCGATGCCATTGTTAACAG TGGTCCACGTGAAGATGCGACCAGGATCGGATCTGCTGGTGTGGTTAGGAGGCAGGCAGTTGATATCTCTCCTCTGAGACGTGTGAACCAAGCCATCTTCTTGCTCACCACTGGTGCGCGTGAAGCTGCGTTCAGAAACATCAAGACTATCGCTGAGTGCCTTGCTGATGAGCTCATCAATGCTGCTAAAGGATCTTCCAACAg CTATGCAATCAAGAAGAAAGATGAGATTGAGAGAGTTGCTAAGGCCAACCGTTAA
- the LOC106423067 gene encoding WRKY transcription factor 44 isoform X1 gives MDVKESERNVVAKPVASRPSCSSVRTFTDLLADSVTVSPQSNCHETVDASIIPKTERFKQPASASVSSPRVEGSGDVKSCDDSESKSYVIYKPKAKLVSQATVSALANMLPGNCQQTWIKREAVAYGKRVSQGTHLAVPNLVPRVPTFKESETSIGDRSYVDGYNWRKYGQKQVKGSDSPRGYYKCTHPKCPVKKRVERSSMGGHVSEIVYQGEHNHSKPSCPLPRRASSSSSSGFQTPSEESMGQEPNPLWSDQEKMNEGCVITPFEFAVPRTANSTGGTSDSGCRSSQCDERELDDPSRSKTSMKNETQSSEAGVSQSSGESDSLEDGFKWRKYGQKAVGGNAYPRSYYRCTSVNCRARKRVERANDDPKAFITTYEGKHNHHHLQLRPPTSSTLPFSSPQHSNQAI, from the exons ATGGATGTGAAAGAGAGTGAAAGAAATGTAGTAGCAAAACCAGTGGCTTCAAGGCCTTCATGCTCTAGCGTCAGGACATTCACTGACCTTCTGGCTGATTCAGTTACTGTCTCTCCACAATCGAACTGTCACGAGACTGTAGACGCTTCTATAATACCAAAGACTGAGAGGTTTAAACAGCCAGCTTCAGCTTCTGTCTCATCTCCACGG GTGGAAGGAAGTGGCGATGTAAAGTCTTGTGATGATTCAGAGAGCAAAAGTTACGTCATTTATAAACCTAAAGCAAAGCTTGTCTCCCAAGCAACCGTCTCTGCGTTGGCTAATATG CTTCCGGGAAATTGTCAACAGACTTGGATAAAAAGAGAAGCAGTAGCGTACGGGAAGCGTGTGAGCCAAGGCACGCATCTAGCGGTTCCTAACCTAGTCCCGAGAGTTCCAACCTTTAAAGAATCAGAGACATCCATTGGGGATAGATCTTACGTGGACGGATACAACTGGAGGAAATACGGACAGAAGCAAGTCAAAGGAAGTGACTCTCCAAGGGGTTACTACAAATGCACACACCCCAAATGTCCTGTTAAGAAGAGAGTAGAGAGATCATCAATGGGAGGTCATGTTTCAGAGATTGTGTATCAAGGTGAGCATAATCACTCTAAACCCTCTTGTCCTCTTCCACGGCGGgcttcatcttcatcctcttCAGGGTTTCAGACACCATCTGAAGAATCAATGGGGCAAGAACCTAACCCTCTTTGGAGTGATCAAGAGAAGATGAATGAAGGGTGTGTTATAACACCATTCGAGTTCGCTGTTCCAAGAACAGCAAACTCAACTGGTGGAACTTCAGACTCCGGTTGTAGAAGTAGCCAGTGTGATGAAAGAGAGCTTGATGATCCAAGCAGAAGCAAGACAag CATGAAGAACGAGACGCAATCAAGTGAAGCTGGAGTATCGCAAAGCTCAGGGGAATCAGACAGTCTCGAAGATGGATTCAAGTGGAGAAAGTACGGACAGAAAGCAGTTGGAGGGAATGCGTATCCGAGAAGTTATTACAGGTGCACGAGCGTGAATTGTAGAGCAAGGAAACGCGTGGAGAGAGCGAATGATGATCCAAAAGCTTTCATTACAACCTACGAAGGTAAACACAATCATCACCATTTGCAACTGAGGCCTCCAACTTCTTCTACTCTTCCTTTTAGCTCCCCACAACATTCTAATCAAGCCATTTAA
- the LOC106398703 gene encoding RNA-binding protein CP29B, chloroplastic translates to MAASASSLALSTFNPNSLPFSVSRPSSLLPPSVSFKLNSVFSSSSSAKCTSPASRFLRNVAVTEDFSVEEEDGSFADDVAPPPPQEQSFSADLKLFVGNLPFNVDSAQLAQLFESSGNVEMVEVIYDKVTGRSRGFGFVTMSSVSEVEAAAQQFNGYELDGRQLRVNAGPPPPKREDSFSRGPRSSFGGGSGGGGGSGHRVYVGNLSWGVDDMALESLFGEQGKVVEARVIYDRDSGRSKGFGFVTYNSAQEVQNAIQTLNGADLDGRQIRVSEAEARPPRRQF, encoded by the exons ATGGCAGCTTCAGCTTCCTCTCTCGCTCTCTCCACCTTCAACCCCAACTCCCTTCCTTTCTCCGTCTCCAGACCCTCCTCCCTCTTACCTCCTTCCGTCTCCTTCAAACTCAACTCCgtcttctcttcctcctcctccgccaaATGCACCTCTCCCGCCTCTCGCTTCCTCCGTAACGTCGCCGTCACGGAAGACTTCTCTGTCGAAGAAGAAGACGGCAGTTTCGCCGATGACGtagcgccgccgccgccgcagGAGCAGTCCTTCTCCGCTGACCTCAAACTCTTCGTCGGTAACCTTCCGTTTAACGTCGACAGTGCTCAGCTCGCTCAGCTGTTCGAGAGCTCAGGGAACGTTGAGATGGTTGAG GTAATCTATGACAAGGTGACAGGAAGAAGCAGAGGTTTTGGGTTCGTGACTATGTCTTCTGTGTCTGAAGTTGAGGCAGCTGCTCAGCAGTTCAATGGCTat gAGTTGGATGGTAGACAATTGAGAGTTAACGCGGGTCCTCCACCACCAAAGAGGGAAGACTCCTTCTCCAGAGGACCAAGAAGCAGCTTTGGAGGTGgcagcggtggtggtggtggctcaGGACACCGTGTTTACGTTGGTAATCTCTCGTGGGGGGTCGATGACATGGCTCTAGAGAGTTTGTTTGGGGAGCAAGGAAAGGTTGTTGAGGCTAGAGTTATCTACGACAGGGACAGTGGTCGGTCCAAGGGTTTTGGATTTGTCACTTACAACTCTgctcaagaggttcaaaacgcTATCCAAACCTTGAATGGTGCT GATTTGGACGGGAGACAAATTAGAGTGTCGGAAGCTGAGGCTAGGCCTCCAAGGCGCCAGTTTTGA
- the LOC106423067 gene encoding WRKY transcription factor 44 isoform X2, with the protein MDVKESERNVVAKPVASRPSCSSVRTFTDLLADSVTVSPQSNCHETVDASIIPKTERFKQPASASVSSPRVEGSGDVKSCDDSESKSYVIYKPKAKLVSQATVSALANMTWIKREAVAYGKRVSQGTHLAVPNLVPRVPTFKESETSIGDRSYVDGYNWRKYGQKQVKGSDSPRGYYKCTHPKCPVKKRVERSSMGGHVSEIVYQGEHNHSKPSCPLPRRASSSSSSGFQTPSEESMGQEPNPLWSDQEKMNEGCVITPFEFAVPRTANSTGGTSDSGCRSSQCDERELDDPSRSKTSMKNETQSSEAGVSQSSGESDSLEDGFKWRKYGQKAVGGNAYPRSYYRCTSVNCRARKRVERANDDPKAFITTYEGKHNHHHLQLRPPTSSTLPFSSPQHSNQAI; encoded by the exons ATGGATGTGAAAGAGAGTGAAAGAAATGTAGTAGCAAAACCAGTGGCTTCAAGGCCTTCATGCTCTAGCGTCAGGACATTCACTGACCTTCTGGCTGATTCAGTTACTGTCTCTCCACAATCGAACTGTCACGAGACTGTAGACGCTTCTATAATACCAAAGACTGAGAGGTTTAAACAGCCAGCTTCAGCTTCTGTCTCATCTCCACGG GTGGAAGGAAGTGGCGATGTAAAGTCTTGTGATGATTCAGAGAGCAAAAGTTACGTCATTTATAAACCTAAAGCAAAGCTTGTCTCCCAAGCAACCGTCTCTGCGTTGGCTAATATG ACTTGGATAAAAAGAGAAGCAGTAGCGTACGGGAAGCGTGTGAGCCAAGGCACGCATCTAGCGGTTCCTAACCTAGTCCCGAGAGTTCCAACCTTTAAAGAATCAGAGACATCCATTGGGGATAGATCTTACGTGGACGGATACAACTGGAGGAAATACGGACAGAAGCAAGTCAAAGGAAGTGACTCTCCAAGGGGTTACTACAAATGCACACACCCCAAATGTCCTGTTAAGAAGAGAGTAGAGAGATCATCAATGGGAGGTCATGTTTCAGAGATTGTGTATCAAGGTGAGCATAATCACTCTAAACCCTCTTGTCCTCTTCCACGGCGGgcttcatcttcatcctcttCAGGGTTTCAGACACCATCTGAAGAATCAATGGGGCAAGAACCTAACCCTCTTTGGAGTGATCAAGAGAAGATGAATGAAGGGTGTGTTATAACACCATTCGAGTTCGCTGTTCCAAGAACAGCAAACTCAACTGGTGGAACTTCAGACTCCGGTTGTAGAAGTAGCCAGTGTGATGAAAGAGAGCTTGATGATCCAAGCAGAAGCAAGACAag CATGAAGAACGAGACGCAATCAAGTGAAGCTGGAGTATCGCAAAGCTCAGGGGAATCAGACAGTCTCGAAGATGGATTCAAGTGGAGAAAGTACGGACAGAAAGCAGTTGGAGGGAATGCGTATCCGAGAAGTTATTACAGGTGCACGAGCGTGAATTGTAGAGCAAGGAAACGCGTGGAGAGAGCGAATGATGATCCAAAAGCTTTCATTACAACCTACGAAGGTAAACACAATCATCACCATTTGCAACTGAGGCCTCCAACTTCTTCTACTCTTCCTTTTAGCTCCCCACAACATTCTAATCAAGCCATTTAA
- the LOC106423067 gene encoding WRKY transcription factor 44 isoform X3 — MDVKESERNVVAKPVASRPSCSSVRTFTDLLADSVTVSPQSNCHETVDASIIPKTERFKQPASASVSSPRVEGSGDVKSCDDSESKSYVIYKPKAKLVSQATVSALANMLPGNCQQTWIKREAVAYGKRVSQGTHLAVPNLVPRVPTFKESETSIGDRSYVDGYNWRKYGQKQVKGSDSPRGYYKCTHPKCPVKKRVERSSMGGHVSEIVYQGFQTPSEESMGQEPNPLWSDQEKMNEGCVITPFEFAVPRTANSTGGTSDSGCRSSQCDERELDDPSRSKTSMKNETQSSEAGVSQSSGESDSLEDGFKWRKYGQKAVGGNAYPRSYYRCTSVNCRARKRVERANDDPKAFITTYEGKHNHHHLQLRPPTSSTLPFSSPQHSNQAI, encoded by the exons ATGGATGTGAAAGAGAGTGAAAGAAATGTAGTAGCAAAACCAGTGGCTTCAAGGCCTTCATGCTCTAGCGTCAGGACATTCACTGACCTTCTGGCTGATTCAGTTACTGTCTCTCCACAATCGAACTGTCACGAGACTGTAGACGCTTCTATAATACCAAAGACTGAGAGGTTTAAACAGCCAGCTTCAGCTTCTGTCTCATCTCCACGG GTGGAAGGAAGTGGCGATGTAAAGTCTTGTGATGATTCAGAGAGCAAAAGTTACGTCATTTATAAACCTAAAGCAAAGCTTGTCTCCCAAGCAACCGTCTCTGCGTTGGCTAATATG CTTCCGGGAAATTGTCAACAGACTTGGATAAAAAGAGAAGCAGTAGCGTACGGGAAGCGTGTGAGCCAAGGCACGCATCTAGCGGTTCCTAACCTAGTCCCGAGAGTTCCAACCTTTAAAGAATCAGAGACATCCATTGGGGATAGATCTTACGTGGACGGATACAACTGGAGGAAATACGGACAGAAGCAAGTCAAAGGAAGTGACTCTCCAAGGGGTTACTACAAATGCACACACCCCAAATGTCCTGTTAAGAAGAGAGTAGAGAGATCATCAATGGGAGGTCATGTTTCAGAGATTGTGTATCAAG GGTTTCAGACACCATCTGAAGAATCAATGGGGCAAGAACCTAACCCTCTTTGGAGTGATCAAGAGAAGATGAATGAAGGGTGTGTTATAACACCATTCGAGTTCGCTGTTCCAAGAACAGCAAACTCAACTGGTGGAACTTCAGACTCCGGTTGTAGAAGTAGCCAGTGTGATGAAAGAGAGCTTGATGATCCAAGCAGAAGCAAGACAag CATGAAGAACGAGACGCAATCAAGTGAAGCTGGAGTATCGCAAAGCTCAGGGGAATCAGACAGTCTCGAAGATGGATTCAAGTGGAGAAAGTACGGACAGAAAGCAGTTGGAGGGAATGCGTATCCGAGAAGTTATTACAGGTGCACGAGCGTGAATTGTAGAGCAAGGAAACGCGTGGAGAGAGCGAATGATGATCCAAAAGCTTTCATTACAACCTACGAAGGTAAACACAATCATCACCATTTGCAACTGAGGCCTCCAACTTCTTCTACTCTTCCTTTTAGCTCCCCACAACATTCTAATCAAGCCATTTAA
- the LOC106412688 gene encoding ABC transporter G family member 33: MDGEELRMELSDIKKSTGTSFRSSSSSSNEHEAEAEHALQWAEIQRLPTFKRLRSSLVDEDGEAVKKGKKVADVTKLGAMERHLMIENLIKHIENDNLKLLKKIRKRMDRVGVEFPSIEVRYEHLSVEAECEVVEGKALPTLWNSLKRVFLELVKLSGVRTREAKIRILNDVNGIINPGRLTLLLGPPGCGKTTLLKALSGNLDKNLKCSGEISYNGHQLNEFVPQKTSAYISQQDLHIAEMTVRETIDFSARCQGVASRTDIMMEVSKREKDGGIMPDPEVDAYMKAISVKGLKKSLQTDYILKVLGLDLCAETLVGNAMKRGISGGQKKRLTTAEMIVGPTKALFMDEITNGLDSSTAFQIVKSLQQLAHITDATVLVSLLQPAPESYDLFDDIVLMDKGKIVYHGPRHEVLSFFEECGFRCPERKGVADFLQEVISRKDQRQYWMHQDLPYRFVSVDTFSKRFKDLEIGRKLEEALSKPYDKSKPHKDALSSNAYSLPKWELFRACISREFLLMKRNYFVYLFKTFQLVLSAIITMTVFIRTRMGIDIVHGNSYMSCLFFGITVLLIDGIPEISMTVQRLAVFYKQKQLCFYPAWAYAIPATVLKVPLSFIESLVWTCLTYYVIGYTPEVSRFLRQFIMLFAVHFTSISMFRCIASIFQTGVASMAAGSFAILATFVFAGFAIPYTDMPGWLKWGFWVNPVSYAEIGLSVNEFLAPRWQQMQPTNVTLGRTILESRGLNYDDYMYWVSLGALLGQTIIFNIIFTLALSFLKSPTTSRAMISQEKLLELQGTKDSPVKQNKSTETNEDSGKMVLPFKPLTITFQDLNYYVDVPAMRGQGYAEKKLQLLSNITGAFRPGVLTALMGISGAGKTTLLDVLAGRKTSGYIEGDIKISGYRKVQETFARVSGYCEQTDIHSPNITVEESLIYSAWLRLVPEIEPETKIRFVKQVLETIELEEIKDAMVGVAGQSGLSTEQRKRLTVAVELVANPSIIFMDEPTTGLDARAAAIVMRAVKNVAETGRTIVCTIHQPSIDIFEAFDELVLLKRGGRMIYTGPLGQHSSHVIKYFESIPGVTKIKDNYNPATWMLEVTSQSIETELNIDFAKIYNESDLYKSNSELAAELSKPDTGSTDLHFDRTFAQSWWGQFKSCLWKMSLSYWRSPSYNLMRIGHTLISSLIFGVLFWKQGQKIDTQQNLFTVLGAIYGLVLFLGVNNCTSALQYFETERNVMYRERFAGMYSAFAYALAQVVTEVPYIFIQSAEFVIVIYPMMGLYASAYKVFWSLYSMFCNLLCLNYLAMFLISVTPNFMVAAILQSLFFVAFNLFAGFLIPLPQIPKWWVWLYYLAPTSWTLNVFFSSQYGDIHETIDAFGESTTVARFLEDYFGFHHDRLIFSAIILIAFPIALASMFAFFVAKLNFQKR; encoded by the exons ATGGATGGAGAAGAGTTGAGAATGGAGCTTTCAGACATTAAAAAGAGTACGGGAACTAGTTTCAGGAGCAGCTCTTCTTCAAGTAATGAGCATGAGGCTGAGGCTGAGCATGCTCTGCAATGGGCTGAGATCCAGAGGTTACCCACTTTCAAACGGCTGAGATCATCTCTGGTCGATGAAGATGGTGAGGCTGTGAAGAAAGGGAAAAAGGTGGCTGATGTCACCAAGCTTGGAGCCATGGAACGTCATCTAATGATTGAGAATCTGATCAAACACATTGAGAATGATAATCTCAAGCTGCTCAAGAAGATTAGAAAAAGAATGGACAG GGTTGGTGTAGAGTTTCCGAGCATAGAGGTGAGGTATGAGCATTTAAGTGTTGAAGCAGAGTGTGAGGTCGTTGAAGGGAAGGCTCTTCCAACTCTATGGAACTCCTTAAAGCGTGTTTTCTTG GAACTGGTGAAGCTGAGTGGTGTAAGAACACGCGAAGCAAAAATAAGAATACTCAATGATGTTAACGGCATCATTAACCCGGGAAG GCTAACTCTGCTGCTTGGTCCTCCTGGATGTGGGAAAACTACTCTGCTTAAGGCTTTGTCTGGAAACTTGGACAAAAATCTTAAG TGTTCTGGTGAAATCTCCTACAATGGACATCAACTGAACGAATTTGTCCCTCAGAAGACATCAGCATACATAAGTCAACAAGATCTGCACATTGCAGAGATGACAGTGAGGGAGACAATTGACTTCTCAGCTCGTTGTCAAGGTGTCGCTAGCCGAACAG ATATTATGATGGAGGTCAGTAAAAGAGAAAAGGATGGTGGAATCATGCCTGACCCAGAAGTAGATGCTTACATGAAG GCAATATCGGTTAAAGGACTTAAAAAAAGTCTGCAAACAGATTATATCTTGAAG GTCCTAGGGCTTGACCTTTGTGCAGAAACACTGGTTGGTAATGCAATGAAAAGAGGCATATCCGGTGGTCAAAAGAAGCGTCTTACCACAG CCGAGATGATCGTTGGTCCAACAAAAGCTTTATTCATGGATGAGATTACAAACGGCTTAGACAGTTCCACTGCGTTTCAGATAGTCAAGTCTCTGCAGCAGCTAGCTCACATTACTGATGCAACCGTGCTTGTTTCCCTTCTTCAACCTGCTCCAGAATCATATGACCTCTTTGACGATATTGTGCTGATGGATAAAGGAAAAATAGTGTACCACGGTCCACGCCACGAGGTCTTAAGCTTTTTCGAGGAATGTGGATTTAGATGCCCGGAAAGGAAAGGTGTTGCAGACTTTCTACAAGAG GTTATATCTAGAAAGGACCAAAGACAGTACTGGATGCACCAGGACTTACCTTATAGGTTTGTCTCAGTAGATACATTTTCAAAGAGATTCAAGGACTTAGAGATTGGGAGGAAGCTTGAGGAAGCTCTGTCTAAGCCATATGATAAATCAAAACCACACAAGGATGCTCTTTCTTCCAATGCATATTCACTTCCAAAATGGGAGCTGTTTAGAGCATGCATCTCAAGAGAGTTTCTTCTCATGAAGAGAAACTACTTTGTCTATCTCTTCAAGACGTTTCAG CTTGTTCTGTCTGCAATCATCACTATGACTGTGTTTATACGAACAAGGATGGGCATAGACATTGTTCATGGGAATTCTTACATGAGCTGTCTCTTTTTTGGAATAACTGTACTTTTGATTGATGGTATTCCAGAGATTTCTATGACTGTTCAACGCCTTGCCGTGTTTTACAAGCAAAAGCAACTGTGTTTTTATCCAGCTTGGGCTTATGCAATCCCAGCAACTGTATTGAAGGTCCCTCTCTCCTTCATTGAATCTCTTGTTTGGACTTGCCTTACTTACTATGTCATCGGATACACCCCTGAAGTCTCCAG GTTCCTCCGGCAATTCATTATGCTCTTTGCTGTTCACTTCACATCAATATCGATGTTTCGGTGTATAGCTTCAATCTTTCAGACAGGAGTTGCTTCAATGGCAGCTGGTAGTTTTGCCATATTAGCCACCTTTGTCTTTGCTGGTTTTGCCATCCCATACA CTGATATGCCAGGGTGGCTGAAGTGGGGTTTTTGGGTGAATCCTGTTAGCTACGCAGAGATTGGACTCTCTGTAAACGAGTTTCTTGCTCCAAGATGGCAGCAA ATGCAACCTACAAATGTTACATTAGGGAGAACCATACTTGAAAGCCGAGGGCTGAACTATGATGATTACATGTATTGGGTCTCATTAGGTGCCTTGCTGGGTCAGACCATTATCTTCAACATCATTTTCACTCTAGCTTTGAGTTTCTTGAAAT CTCCAACAACATCTCGTGCCATGATCTCCCAAGAGAAGCTACTTGAGctgcaaggaacaaaagatTCACCAGTCAAGCAGAACAAGTCAACAGAGACTAACGAGGATTCAG GGAAGATGGTGTTACCTTTTAAGCCCCTTACCATAACATTTCAAGACTTGAACTATTATGTGGATGTTCCTGCGATGAGAGGTCAAGGGTACGCTGAGAAGAAACTGCAGCTTCTCTCGAACATCACCGGAGCTTTCAGGCCTGGAGTTCTAACGGCGTTGATGGGAATCAGTGGAGCAGGGAAAACCACTCTACTGGACGTTCTCGCCGGGAGAAAAACAAGCGGATACATAGAAGGAGACATCAAGATAAGTGGATACCGTAAAGTCCAAGAAACGTTTGCAAGAGTCTCAGGCTACTGCGAGCAAACGGATATACACTCACCGAACATCACCGTCGAAGAGTCTCTCATTTACTCCGCTTGGCTCCGTCTAGTTCCAGAGATAGAGCCTGAAACCAAAATA AGATTTGTAAAGCAAGTTCTGGAGACGATCGAGCTGGAGGAGATCAAGGACGCGATGGTGGGAGTCGCCGGCCAGAGCGGACTGTCGACGGAGCAGAGGAAGCGTTTGACGGTGGCGGTGGAGTTGGTGGCGAACCCCTCCATCATTTTCATGGACGAACCAACGACGGGGCTAGACGCAAGAGCAGCTGCCATAGTGATGAGAGCTGTCAAGAACGTAGCAGAGACTGGAAGAACCATTGTCTGCACTATTCATCAGCCTAGCATTGACATCTTTGAAGCTTTTGACGAG TTGGTGCTTCTTAAGAGAGGCGGTCGCATGATTTACACTGGACCACTTGGACAGCATTCTTCTCATGTCATTAAGTACTTTGAG AGTATCCCTGGAGTTACTAAGATTAAAGACAACTACAATCCCGCAACATGGATGCTTGAGGTCACCTCACAGTCCATAGAGACTGAGCTCAACATTGATTTCGCAAAAATCTACAACGAATCAGATCTTTACAA GAGCAACTCCGAGCTCGCTGCAGAGCTGAGCAAACCGGATACCGGTTCAACCGATTTGCATTTCGACAGAACTTTTGCTCAGAGCTGGTGGGGACAGTTCAAGTCTTGTCTCTGGAAGATGAGCTTGTCTTACTGGAGAAGCCCTTCTTACAACTTGATGCGTATAGGCCACACTTTAATCTCTTCTTTGATCTTCGGTGTACTCTTCTGGAAGCAAGGACAAAAGAT aGATACTCAACAGAACTTGTTCACAGTCCTTGGTGCAATCTATGGACTTGTCCTCTTCTTAGGGGTTAACAACTGCACTTCAGCGTTACAGTATTTTGAGACAGAACGTAACGTTATGTACCGTGAAAGATTCGCGGGAATGTACTCTGCGTTTGCGTATGCGTTGGCTCAAGTTGTGACCGAGGTTCCTTACATTTTCATCCAAAGCGCAGAGTTTGTGATCGTGATATATCCTATGATGGGTTTATACGCATCTGCTTACAAAGTCTTTTGGAGTCTATACTCAATGTTCTGTAACCTACTATGCCTCAACTACCTTGCAATGTTCCTCATCTCCGTGACACCAAACTTCATGGTCGCAGCTATTCTCCAGTCTCTTTTCTTCGTTGCTTTCAACCTTTTTGCTGGTTTCTTGATTCCACTTCCG CAAATACCAAAGTGGTGGGTATGGCTTTACTATCTAGCTCCAACCTCTTGGACGCTCAACGTGTTTTTCTCGTCTCAGTACGGTGACATACATGAAACGATCGATGCATTTGGAGAGTCCACGACCGTTGCAAGATTCTTAGAGGACTACTTTGGATTCCATCATGATCGTTTGATCTTTTCAGCCATTATTCTCATCGCATTTCCCATTGCACTAGCTTCTATGTTTGCTTTCTTTGTCGCCAAGCTTAACTTTCAAAAACGATAG
- the LOC106398694 gene encoding thioredoxin-like protein AAED1, chloroplastic, producing the protein MAVSLSSSSTITPITLQPRLKPIHAIGTVNFGYSFNSHGISLRRSAVVASAITGASGTETADLLETVKVSDLNGNEIPISDLWKDRKAVVAFARHFGCVLCRKRAAYLAEKKDVMDASGVTLVLIGPGSIDQAKTFVEQTKFEGEVYADPNHASYEALKFASGVSVTFTPKAAMKIIESYMEGYRQDWKLSFMKDTVERGGWQQGGIVVAGPGKDNISYIRKDKEAGDDPPVEEILKACCA; encoded by the exons ATGGCGGTTTCTCTCTCCTCGTCGTCGACGATCACTCCCATAACGCTCCAGCCGAGGCTGAAACCGATTCATGCCATAGGGACAGTAAACTTCGGTTATTCGTTCAATTCTCACGGTATCTCTCTCCGGCGTAGCGCCGTCGTCGCGTCTGCCATTACCGGCGCTTCAG GAACTGAAACTGCCGATTTGCTAGAGACGGTGAAAGTCTCGGACTTGAACGGAAACGAGATTCCGATCTCTGATTTATGGAAGGATAGAAAAGCCGTTGTTGCATTCGCTCGTCATTTCGG ATGCGTGCTTTGTCGGAAACGAGCAGCTTATCTTGCGGAAAAGAAG gaTGTGATGGATGCATCTGGTGTTACTCTTGTTCTCATCGGACCTGGAAGTATCGATCAG GCCAAAACTTTTGTGGAACAGACGAAATTTGAAGGAG aGGTGTATGCTGATCCTAACCATGCATCATACGAGGCGCTTAAGTTTGCTTCAGGGGTTTCGGTGACATTTACACCCAAA GCTGCTATGAAGATAATAGAGTCTTACATGGAAGGATACCGCCAAGATTGGAAACTCTCGTTTATGAAAGATACTGTGGAAAGAGGCGGCTG GCAACAAGGTGGAATCGTAGTTGCTGGTCCTGGGAAAGATAACATCTCTTACATCCGCAAG GACAAAGAAGCTGGAGATGACCCGCCTGTTGAAGAGATCCTAAAAGCGTGTTGCGCTTAA